A single Henriciella sp. AS95 DNA region contains:
- a CDS encoding NAD(P)/FAD-dependent oxidoreductase → MVRKLDIAVCGAGIGGLSAAILLARQGNRVTLFDQYAETGPVGSGLMLQSTGLAVLGAMGLSERVLALGSRLERLWGKSTPKDRTVLDVRFEKLRAGHFGLGVQRQMLFDTLYDAAMAENVPLETSRRIESVDRQSGQIIFETGQFVGGFDLVVDALGVRSPLTRAPKRELAYGALWTTLPWPGDGPFDKTALEQRYRAARQMAGVMASGRVDDSAPESLTYFWSIRIDQYERWRATSLDSWKADAETLWPQTRPLLDQIDSHDQMVFARYRHRTHPDPVGGPKLVHIGDAWHAASPQLGQGANMALLDAYALALALDVTNEVSLALARYRSLRKSHIGLYQMMSWLFTPVYQGDSRVMAWLRDYLAAPLTRIPPAPKLLAGMVTGAFGSPLKDLGLRD, encoded by the coding sequence ATGGTTCGGAAACTGGACATTGCGGTGTGCGGCGCGGGCATTGGCGGGCTATCGGCAGCGATCCTGCTGGCCCGGCAAGGCAACCGCGTCACGCTGTTTGACCAATATGCTGAGACGGGTCCGGTTGGGTCTGGCCTGATGCTGCAATCGACAGGACTGGCTGTGCTGGGTGCCATGGGGCTTTCAGAGCGGGTATTGGCGCTCGGCAGCCGACTGGAGCGTCTTTGGGGCAAGTCCACGCCGAAAGACCGAACCGTGCTCGATGTCCGGTTTGAAAAGCTCCGCGCCGGCCATTTCGGTCTTGGTGTGCAGCGCCAGATGCTGTTCGACACGCTTTATGATGCTGCGATGGCCGAGAATGTGCCACTCGAAACATCTCGCAGGATTGAGAGCGTGGATCGCCAATCGGGGCAGATCATCTTTGAGACCGGGCAGTTCGTCGGGGGCTTTGATCTCGTGGTCGATGCGCTCGGCGTGCGGTCTCCGCTGACCCGCGCGCCGAAGCGGGAGCTGGCCTATGGCGCGCTCTGGACGACGCTTCCCTGGCCGGGCGATGGGCCGTTCGACAAGACGGCGCTGGAACAAAGGTATCGCGCGGCGCGCCAGATGGCGGGCGTTATGGCTTCAGGGCGCGTCGATGACAGCGCGCCGGAAAGCCTCACCTATTTCTGGTCGATCAGGATAGATCAATATGAGCGCTGGCGGGCCACATCGCTGGACAGCTGGAAAGCCGACGCGGAGACGCTTTGGCCGCAGACGCGGCCCCTGCTCGATCAGATCGACAGCCATGATCAGATGGTCTTCGCGCGCTATCGCCACCGCACCCATCCAGACCCTGTCGGCGGACCAAAGCTCGTCCATATCGGCGATGCCTGGCATGCCGCCTCGCCGCAGCTCGGACAGGGGGCGAACATGGCGCTGCTGGATGCATATGCGCTCGCCCTCGCCCTGGATGTCACCAATGAGGTGAGCCTGGCCTTGGCCCGATACCGGTCCCTGCGCAAGTCACATATCGGCCTCTACCAGATGATGAGCTGGCTGTTCACGCCGGTCTATCAGGGCGACAGTCGAGTGATGGCCTGGCTGAGGGACTATCTCGCCGCGCCGCTGACCCGTATTCCGCCGGCGCCGAAATTGCTGGCGGGGATGGTGACGGGCGCGTTCGGGTCGCCGCTCAAAGATCTCGGATTGCGGGACTGA
- a CDS encoding proton-translocating transhydrogenase family protein, with the protein MKAIPVIASAAALALPAHAAEISNLNPTVFLAAIFALACFVGYYVVWSVTPALHTPLMAVTNAISSVIVVGAIVAAASATNINGGWIAKGLGGLAVALASVNIFGGFLVTQRMLAMYKKKGE; encoded by the coding sequence ATGAAAGCCATCCCGGTAATTGCCTCGGCTGCTGCGCTGGCCCTTCCAGCCCACGCTGCCGAAATCTCGAACCTCAACCCGACTGTCTTCCTGGCTGCGATCTTCGCGCTGGCCTGTTTCGTCGGATACTATGTCGTCTGGTCGGTGACTCCGGCCCTTCACACCCCGCTCATGGCCGTGACCAATGCGATCTCCTCGGTGATCGTCGTCGGTGCCATCGTGGCGGCGGCGTCAGCGACCAATATCAATGGCGGCTGGATCGCCAAAGGGCTTGGCGGCCTCGCCGTGGCTCTCGCCAGCGTCAACATTTTCGGCGGCTTCCTCGTCACCCAGCGCATGCTGGCCATGTACAAGAAGAAGGGGGAGTAG
- a CDS encoding DUF885 domain-containing protein has protein sequence MKISVLMTAASVGALILSGCATSETAPEVATAEAVPAAVEEAVEADIEAAVWDDFMTAFLEGYFEINPTFAVSQGKHEFDGQLPDFSEAGIQAQIDFREGMIDAAEAIDPASLDEADAFERTYFINSMQGELFWLEEADVYHSNPDFYVGRLDPDVYISRPYADPETRLRAFITYLNNVPVAAEQIKANIELPLPETFVKYGTAGFGGFADYYLGGAKEAFDGVGDEALQAEFNAAAEKAAAAMRSVSDYISSQPATPDGYALGAEKFADMVRLTEGVDIPLDELEAIGRADLKANQDALAEACARFAPGASIEDCMAKMAANKPENGPVQEARDSLPALKQFILDKDLVSIPGTEEALVEESPPYNRQNSAYISIPGPYETGMPSVYYISPPDPAWDEATRAAYIPGKMDLLGTTIHEVWPGHFLNFLHANRSDSVFGQMFVGYAFAEGWAHYTEEMMLDAGLHDGDAETKVGQLTNALLRDCRYLSTIGLHTQGWSVDDSYELFRKECYIDKGNATQQAARGTYDPAYLNYTMGKLMIRKLRNDWVAANYPDATGTEGWKEFHDEFLSYGGPHIPQVRQAMMGEDEAHAVFDE, from the coding sequence GTGAAAATATCTGTCCTGATGACCGCTGCATCTGTCGGTGCGCTCATTCTGTCTGGGTGTGCGACCAGTGAGACAGCTCCTGAAGTGGCAACCGCAGAGGCCGTTCCGGCCGCCGTGGAAGAGGCTGTCGAAGCCGATATCGAAGCAGCCGTCTGGGATGATTTCATGACGGCCTTTCTTGAAGGCTATTTCGAAATCAACCCGACCTTCGCTGTCTCGCAAGGCAAGCATGAGTTTGACGGTCAGCTGCCTGATTTCAGCGAGGCGGGCATTCAGGCTCAGATCGACTTCCGCGAGGGCATGATCGATGCGGCTGAAGCGATCGATCCGGCTTCGCTGGATGAGGCAGACGCCTTCGAGCGGACCTATTTCATCAATTCGATGCAGGGTGAGCTGTTCTGGCTGGAAGAGGCCGATGTCTATCACAGCAATCCGGATTTCTATGTCGGCCGGCTCGATCCGGACGTCTATATCTCGCGGCCCTATGCCGATCCGGAGACGCGCCTTCGCGCCTTCATCACCTATCTGAATAACGTTCCGGTGGCGGCCGAGCAGATCAAGGCGAATATCGAGCTGCCGCTGCCCGAGACGTTCGTGAAGTACGGCACGGCGGGCTTTGGCGGCTTTGCCGACTATTATCTCGGCGGGGCAAAGGAAGCCTTTGACGGGGTTGGCGATGAGGCGCTGCAGGCCGAGTTCAATGCGGCCGCCGAGAAGGCTGCCGCCGCGATGCGGTCTGTCTCCGACTATATCAGCTCCCAACCCGCAACGCCGGACGGCTATGCCCTCGGCGCGGAGAAGTTCGCGGACATGGTTCGCCTCACCGAAGGCGTGGACATCCCGCTCGATGAGCTGGAAGCGATCGGCCGGGCCGACCTGAAAGCCAACCAGGACGCCCTCGCCGAGGCCTGCGCGCGCTTTGCGCCCGGCGCCTCGATTGAGGACTGCATGGCCAAGATGGCGGCCAACAAGCCAGAGAACGGGCCGGTGCAGGAAGCCCGCGACTCGCTGCCGGCGCTGAAGCAGTTCATCCTCGACAAGGATCTCGTCTCCATTCCGGGCACCGAGGAGGCCCTGGTCGAGGAGTCGCCGCCCTATAACCGTCAGAACTCGGCCTATATCTCCATTCCAGGGCCATACGAGACCGGTATGCCGTCGGTCTATTACATATCGCCGCCGGACCCGGCTTGGGACGAGGCGACCCGCGCGGCCTACATCCCCGGCAAGATGGACCTGCTCGGCACCACGATCCACGAAGTGTGGCCCGGCCACTTCCTCAACTTCCTGCATGCGAACCGGTCTGACTCGGTCTTCGGGCAGATGTTCGTCGGCTATGCGTTCGCTGAAGGGTGGGCGCATTATACCGAAGAGATGATGCTCGACGCCGGCCTGCATGATGGCGACGCTGAGACGAAGGTTGGCCAGCTCACCAATGCGCTGCTGCGCGACTGCCGCTATCTCTCCACCATCGGCCTGCATACGCAGGGCTGGAGTGTCGATGACAGCTATGAGCTGTTCCGCAAGGAATGCTATATCGACAAGGGCAATGCGACCCAGCAGGCCGCGCGCGGCACCTATGACCCGGCTTATCTCAATTACACGATGGGCAAACTGATGATCCGCAAACTGCGCAATGACTGGGTCGCTGCGAATTATCCGGATGCAACGGGTACGGAAGGCTGGAAGGAATTTCACGACGAATTCCTCTCCTATGGTGGCCCCCACATCCCACAAGTCCGCCAGGCCATGATGGGCGAGGACGAAGCCCACGCGGTATTCGACGAATAG
- a CDS encoding NAD(P)(+) transhydrogenase (Re/Si-specific) subunit beta yields the protein MTQFANTWAPLLYLVAGILFILALRGLSSPATSRKGNRNGMIGMAIAVVTTLITLWPILDAVTWGILLGGAAIGGTIGAIIARKIAMTAMPQLVAAFHSLVGLAAVLVAAAALYAPAGFSIGEVGDIHLVSLIELSVGSAIGALTFTGSVIAFAKLNGNMSGAPIMLPARHLLNIAIAAGIVALVVVLIMSSGAATWAFWGLTVLALVLGITLIIPIGGADMPVVVSMLNSYSGWAAAALGFTLGNFALIITGALVGSSGAILSYIMCKGMNRSFISVILGGFGADDSGGASAGAQADRPFKQGSAEDAAFVMKNASKVIIVPGYGMAVAQAQHALKEMAELLKEEGVEVKYAIHPVAGRMPGHMNVLLAEAQVPYDEVFELEDINSDFRNSEVAFVIGANDVTNPAAKTDKTSPIYGMPILDVENAGTVLFIKRSMGSGYAGIQNELFFKDNTMMLLSDAKKMVEEIVKAL from the coding sequence ATGACACAGTTTGCAAACACCTGGGCCCCGCTGCTCTATCTTGTTGCGGGTATCCTCTTCATCCTTGCCCTTCGCGGTCTCTCCAGCCCGGCAACCAGCCGCAAGGGTAACCGCAATGGCATGATCGGCATGGCGATCGCAGTGGTCACCACCCTGATCACGCTCTGGCCTATTCTGGACGCCGTAACGTGGGGCATCCTGCTCGGCGGAGCAGCGATTGGCGGCACGATCGGCGCAATCATCGCCCGCAAGATCGCGATGACGGCGATGCCGCAGCTGGTTGCGGCCTTCCACTCGCTGGTCGGCCTGGCGGCCGTGCTTGTCGCGGCAGCGGCCCTCTATGCACCGGCTGGCTTCAGCATTGGTGAGGTTGGCGACATCCACCTCGTCTCGCTGATTGAACTCTCGGTCGGGTCTGCCATTGGTGCTCTGACCTTCACCGGTTCGGTGATCGCTTTTGCCAAGTTGAACGGCAACATGTCCGGCGCGCCGATCATGCTACCGGCCCGCCACCTTCTGAACATTGCGATTGCGGCAGGTATTGTGGCGCTCGTCGTCGTCCTGATCATGTCGAGCGGCGCGGCCACCTGGGCCTTCTGGGGCCTGACCGTGCTCGCGCTGGTTCTCGGCATCACGCTGATCATCCCGATTGGCGGGGCGGACATGCCGGTCGTGGTCTCGATGCTGAACTCCTATTCGGGTTGGGCCGCAGCCGCGCTGGGCTTCACGCTCGGCAACTTCGCGCTGATCATTACCGGCGCGCTGGTTGGTTCGTCGGGTGCGATCCTGTCCTACATCATGTGTAAGGGCATGAACCGCAGCTTCATCTCGGTCATCCTCGGTGGCTTCGGCGCTGATGATAGTGGCGGGGCCTCGGCAGGGGCTCAGGCCGACCGTCCGTTCAAACAAGGCTCTGCAGAAGATGCGGCCTTCGTCATGAAGAACGCCTCCAAGGTCATCATCGTGCCAGGCTATGGCATGGCGGTGGCGCAGGCCCAGCACGCGCTGAAGGAAATGGCCGAGCTGCTCAAGGAAGAAGGCGTCGAGGTGAAGTATGCCATTCACCCCGTCGCCGGCCGGATGCCAGGCCATATGAACGTGCTGCTTGCTGAAGCCCAGGTGCCGTATGACGAGGTCTTCGAGCTCGAGGATATCAACTCTGATTTCCGCAACTCCGAAGTCGCCTTCGTCATTGGCGCGAATGACGTGACCAACCCGGCTGCGAAGACGGACAAGACATCGCCGATCTACGGCATGCCGATCCTCGACGTGGAGAATGCCGGCACGGTGCTGTTCATCAAGCGCTCAATGGGGTCTGGCTATGCCGGCATCCAGAACGAGCTGTTCTTCAAGGACAATACGATGATGCTGTTGTCCGATGCGAAGAAGATGGTCGAGGAAATCGTGAAGGCCCTGTAA
- a CDS encoding Re/Si-specific NAD(P)(+) transhydrogenase subunit alpha, translating to MKLTILKETSPGETRVAATPESVKKLVGLGHTVTIESGAGTVAGFPDKAFSDEGAKIAKTAATALKGADVLLKVRGPSAAEAAKYPEGLTLIALMNPFAMGDVTDALNAKKLNALAMEFTPRITRAQSMDALSSQSNLAGYRAMIEGAQIYGRAMPMMMTAAGTVAPAKVFVMGAGVAGLQAIATARRLGGVVTATDVRPAAKEQVASLGAKFIAVENEEFKEAETAGGYAKEMSDDYKKQQAELTASHIAKQDIVITTALIPGRPAPVLVNEAMVKSMRPGSVVVDMAVAAGGNCPLSKPDEVVDVDGVKVAGFSNLPARLPADSSSLYAKNLLSFLPLITAEDGALNLDTDDEIVTAMLLTRGGETVNERLKS from the coding sequence ATGAAGCTGACAATTCTCAAAGAAACAAGTCCGGGAGAGACGCGCGTCGCGGCAACCCCGGAGTCGGTGAAGAAGCTTGTGGGGCTGGGTCACACCGTCACCATTGAGTCTGGAGCAGGAACCGTCGCTGGTTTTCCAGACAAAGCTTTTTCTGATGAAGGGGCAAAAATCGCGAAGACAGCGGCAACGGCGCTCAAGGGCGCTGATGTGCTTCTGAAAGTGCGAGGACCAAGTGCAGCGGAAGCCGCCAAATACCCCGAAGGCCTGACGCTCATCGCCCTGATGAACCCGTTCGCCATGGGCGATGTGACGGATGCGCTGAACGCCAAGAAGCTCAACGCTCTGGCAATGGAATTCACCCCGCGCATCACACGCGCCCAGTCCATGGACGCGCTCTCCTCGCAATCAAACCTCGCTGGCTACCGCGCCATGATCGAAGGCGCGCAGATTTATGGCCGCGCCATGCCGATGATGATGACGGCCGCCGGCACAGTGGCCCCCGCCAAAGTGTTCGTCATGGGCGCTGGCGTTGCCGGCCTCCAGGCCATCGCGACCGCCCGCCGTCTTGGCGGTGTCGTGACAGCCACTGACGTCCGCCCGGCCGCCAAGGAACAGGTTGCGTCTCTGGGCGCGAAGTTCATTGCGGTCGAGAATGAAGAGTTCAAGGAAGCTGAGACCGCTGGCGGTTACGCCAAGGAGATGTCGGACGACTATAAGAAGCAACAGGCCGAGCTGACCGCCAGCCATATCGCCAAGCAGGATATCGTGATCACCACCGCGCTCATTCCGGGCCGCCCAGCGCCTGTGCTGGTCAATGAGGCCATGGTCAAATCGATGCGGCCAGGATCTGTTGTTGTCGACATGGCTGTCGCGGCTGGCGGCAACTGCCCGCTTTCGAAACCGGATGAGGTGGTCGATGTGGACGGCGTGAAGGTTGCCGGCTTCTCGAACCTTCCGGCCCGCCTGCCCGCAGATTCATCCTCGCTCTATGCCAAGAATTTGCTGTCCTTCCTGCCGCTCATCACGGCGGAAGATGGCGCGCTCAATCTCGATACTGATGACGAAATCGTCACCGCCATGCTGCTCACGCGCGGCGGAGAAACCGTCAATGAAAGGCTGAAATCATGA
- a CDS encoding EAL domain-containing protein, with protein sequence MTIKACRNCQNGSDVDFEITMAFQPIVDVSERTAFAYEALVRGIAGQAASEVLARLTVDTRYAFDQLCRTTAIRLAAELGLPARPATPMLSINFMPNAVYEPRACIRQTLTAALQTGFPIDRILFEFTEDERHDTAHLLNILRTYRSMGFATAIDDFGAGYSGLNLLSDFQPDFIKLDMALIRGIDQSRTKQAIVKSVLNMALDLGVEPICEGIETQGEYETLADMGVRLMQGFFLAPPAVRAFPECSWPQASLGAAANG encoded by the coding sequence ATGACCATTAAAGCTTGTCGAAACTGTCAAAATGGCAGCGATGTCGATTTCGAGATCACCATGGCATTCCAGCCGATTGTCGATGTCTCGGAACGCACCGCATTCGCCTACGAGGCGCTTGTCCGCGGCATTGCGGGACAAGCGGCTTCTGAGGTTCTGGCGAGGCTGACAGTCGACACGCGATATGCCTTCGACCAGCTTTGCCGCACCACGGCGATCCGGCTTGCAGCGGAGCTCGGCCTCCCCGCCCGGCCTGCGACGCCCATGCTCTCAATCAACTTCATGCCGAATGCCGTTTACGAACCGCGGGCATGCATCCGGCAGACGCTCACCGCGGCCCTGCAGACGGGGTTTCCCATTGATCGGATCCTGTTCGAGTTCACCGAAGATGAGCGGCACGACACGGCCCACCTCCTGAATATTCTGCGCACCTATCGCTCCATGGGGTTCGCCACAGCGATTGACGACTTTGGCGCAGGCTATTCCGGACTGAACCTGCTCAGCGACTTCCAGCCGGACTTCATCAAGCTCGACATGGCACTCATTCGCGGGATCGACCAATCCCGGACCAAACAGGCCATTGTGAAATCGGTTCTGAACATGGCATTGGATCTCGGCGTAGAGCCCATCTGCGAAGGTATTGAAACCCAGGGCGAGTACGAGACGCTTGCCGATATGGGCGTCCGTTTGATGCAGGGATTTTTCCTCGCGCCTCCGGCGGTCAGGGCCTTTCCCGAATGCAGCTGGCCGCAGGCAAGTCTCGGCGCAGCTGCAAACGGGTAA
- a CDS encoding transketolase: MTANLDALKTIEQRLLWLSAWTIHNANNIRPKADGAIKVGGHQASCASMVPIMTALYFHTLKPEDRVAVKPHASPVFHAMQYLMGNQTREKLEDFRGWGGAQSYPSRTKDVDDVDFSTGSVGLGVAATAFNALVQDYIAAKTWSKDIKLGRQVALVGDAELDEGNVYECLQEGWKHDLRNTWWVIDYNRQSLDGVVHEGLWEKIDAIFKAFGWRTVVLRHGVLQREAFKEPGGEALKTWIQNCPNSDYSALTYQGGAAWRKRLMDDIGDQGEVTKLLDKRSDDELSALMNNLGGQCLKTLTDAFDSIEDDTPTVFLAYTIKGWGTPLAGHKDNHGGIMNKPQFADFQKKMGVPDGEEWEKFATVEDKDALQAFLDNVPFFKDGTRRYTAPEVKSPGPVWLDDRELATQAGFGKILDGLAKSKSELADRIVTMSPDVTSSTNLTGWVNRRSLFARREVSDTFKENSIPSAQKWEFSPEGQHLELGIAEMNLMLLLGQAGLAHSHFGERLIPIGTVYDPFIARGLDALNYACYQDARFIIVGTPSGITLAPEGGAHQSIGTQLIGMSQDGLVSFEPAFLDELSIIMDWSFDYLQRSGENDPDERTWLRDETGGSVYLRLSTRPIEQLGPRNRDDEEFRRGVVDGAYWLRKPGPNCEVVIAYQGVIAPEAIEAAGRIGNDRRDIGVLAVTSADRLNSGWTAARRARARGHASAQSQIERLMADVPRDATLITVTDGHPATLAWIGSVAGHMTAPLGVEHFGQTGTIPDLHKHYQIDTDAIVNAAQHLSAGRKIRLAKS, encoded by the coding sequence ATGACCGCTAATCTCGACGCGCTGAAGACCATTGAGCAACGCCTGCTCTGGCTGTCGGCCTGGACGATCCACAATGCGAACAATATCCGGCCGAAGGCGGATGGGGCGATCAAGGTGGGCGGGCACCAGGCCTCGTGTGCGTCCATGGTGCCGATCATGACGGCGCTCTATTTCCATACGCTGAAGCCGGAAGACCGGGTGGCCGTGAAGCCGCATGCCTCACCCGTCTTTCATGCGATGCAGTATCTGATGGGCAATCAGACGCGCGAGAAGCTGGAAGACTTCCGCGGCTGGGGCGGCGCACAATCCTATCCGAGCCGCACGAAAGACGTCGACGATGTCGACTTCTCGACCGGCTCCGTCGGCCTTGGCGTGGCGGCGACGGCGTTCAACGCGCTGGTGCAGGATTATATCGCCGCGAAGACATGGTCGAAGGACATCAAGCTTGGCCGGCAGGTCGCGCTGGTCGGTGATGCCGAGCTCGACGAAGGCAATGTCTATGAGTGCCTTCAGGAAGGCTGGAAGCATGACCTTCGCAACACATGGTGGGTGATCGACTACAATCGCCAGAGCCTCGACGGTGTCGTGCATGAAGGCCTGTGGGAAAAGATCGACGCCATCTTCAAGGCGTTTGGCTGGCGCACCGTGGTGCTGCGCCATGGGGTGCTGCAACGCGAAGCCTTCAAGGAGCCGGGCGGCGAGGCACTCAAGACCTGGATCCAGAATTGCCCGAACTCGGACTATTCGGCGCTCACCTATCAGGGCGGCGCGGCTTGGCGCAAACGCCTGATGGACGATATTGGCGACCAGGGCGAGGTGACCAAACTGCTCGACAAGCGCAGTGACGATGAACTCAGCGCGCTGATGAACAATCTCGGCGGCCAGTGCCTGAAGACCCTCACCGATGCGTTCGATTCCATCGAGGACGACACGCCGACCGTGTTCCTCGCCTATACGATCAAGGGTTGGGGCACGCCGCTGGCCGGGCACAAGGACAATCACGGCGGCATCATGAACAAGCCCCAGTTCGCCGACTTCCAGAAGAAGATGGGCGTGCCAGACGGCGAGGAATGGGAGAAGTTTGCCACCGTGGAGGACAAGGACGCGCTGCAGGCCTTCCTCGACAATGTCCCCTTCTTCAAGGACGGCACGCGCCGCTACACCGCGCCGGAAGTGAAAAGTCCGGGCCCTGTCTGGCTGGATGATCGTGAACTCGCCACCCAGGCCGGCTTCGGCAAGATCCTCGACGGACTGGCAAAATCAAAGTCAGAGCTCGCTGACCGGATCGTCACCATGTCGCCGGATGTGACCAGCTCGACCAACCTCACAGGCTGGGTGAACCGGCGCTCGCTGTTCGCGCGGCGCGAGGTCTCCGATACGTTCAAGGAGAACTCGATTCCGTCGGCGCAAAAGTGGGAGTTCTCCCCCGAAGGCCAGCATCTGGAGCTTGGCATCGCCGAGATGAATTTGATGCTCCTGCTCGGACAGGCGGGCCTCGCGCATTCGCATTTCGGCGAACGGCTGATCCCCATCGGCACGGTGTACGACCCGTTCATCGCACGCGGCCTCGATGCGCTGAACTATGCCTGTTATCAGGATGCCCGCTTCATCATTGTCGGCACGCCGTCGGGTATCACGCTCGCCCCGGAAGGCGGCGCCCACCAGTCCATCGGCACGCAGCTCATCGGCATGAGCCAGGACGGCCTTGTCAGCTTTGAACCCGCTTTCCTCGATGAGCTTTCCATCATCATGGACTGGAGCTTCGACTATCTGCAGCGCTCTGGCGAGAATGACCCGGATGAGCGCACATGGCTGCGCGATGAGACCGGCGGCTCTGTTTATCTCCGCCTCTCCACCCGCCCGATCGAACAGCTCGGTCCCCGCAACCGCGACGATGAAGAGTTCCGCCGCGGCGTCGTCGACGGCGCTTACTGGCTCCGAAAGCCCGGCCCGAATTGCGAAGTCGTTATCGCCTATCAGGGCGTCATCGCGCCGGAAGCCATCGAGGCCGCCGGCCGCATCGGCAATGACCGGCGCGACATTGGCGTGCTCGCTGTCACCTCGGCCGACCGTCTCAACTCAGGCTGGACCGCCGCCCGGCGCGCAAGAGCACGCGGTCATGCATCCGCGCAGAGCCAGATCGAGCGGCTGATGGCTGACGTCCCGCGCGACGCGACCCTCATCACCGTCACCGACGGCCACCCCGCCACGCTCGCCTGGATCGGCTCCGTCGCCGGCCACATGACCGCTCCCCTCGGCGTCGAGCATTTCGGCCAGACCGGCACCATCCCCGACCTGCACAAACACTACCAGATCGACACCGATGCCATTGTGAACGCGGCGCAGCACCTCAGCGCAGGGCGGAAGATCAGGCTGGCCAAGAGCTAA
- a CDS encoding serine hydrolase, translating into MGLDKARAVSDISEVLARYEAASVSVAVIKDGEIIFTHAAGLQDIASGAPATPETQYAIGSVAKSFTSGLIGTLEEEGLVDLEAHPSDYVPGLEFGDQNLQEDLRVSNLLSQTSGLPWLEGSYVLFPEATQGELAGRLSSFGSSCRVGDCWAYNNFNFIMLDMIAEAVTGQSKSDLLATRILGPVGMANSVSATADFKSSDRAATGYGLRDAGAVPKATEYVFGEQVYASARDLAKWANVWMDEGADVLPADYVAQAISMQAINDGSPPESDAPGIYLFGYGYGWFIKSVDGHYVVHHGGNENGFTAHVLFVPSESLGFVTLTNQQDSLLPNVVNDLLMRCMLGLTQTPVEDYPVIVKPVDGLASPEAARLSDADKAAMRQAPQALVGSYRAEGYGQLEITHEAGGLRLKTPAATFLLTHEDGDTFGLAVVEELPLGLNVDFFRVTFVDGGLTFNLSSPEVMFTRVD; encoded by the coding sequence ATGGGTCTGGATAAGGCCCGCGCCGTGAGCGATATCTCCGAAGTGCTGGCGCGCTATGAAGCGGCGTCGGTGTCGGTGGCCGTTATCAAGGACGGGGAGATCATATTCACCCATGCGGCCGGGCTGCAGGATATCGCGTCAGGCGCGCCAGCGACCCCGGAAACGCAATATGCCATCGGGTCGGTCGCCAAGTCCTTCACCAGTGGGCTGATCGGCACGCTTGAAGAGGAGGGGCTGGTCGATCTCGAGGCGCACCCGTCCGACTATGTTCCCGGCCTCGAATTCGGCGATCAGAATCTGCAGGAGGATCTGCGTGTCTCGAACCTTCTGTCGCAGACCTCGGGTTTGCCCTGGCTTGAGGGATCGTATGTGCTGTTTCCGGAAGCGACGCAGGGCGAGCTGGCAGGCCGGCTATCGAGCTTTGGCTCGTCCTGCCGCGTTGGCGATTGCTGGGCCTATAACAATTTCAATTTCATCATGCTCGACATGATCGCTGAGGCGGTCACGGGCCAGTCAAAGTCCGACCTGCTGGCGACACGCATTCTGGGGCCGGTCGGCATGGCGAACAGTGTGAGCGCGACCGCAGACTTCAAATCATCCGATAGAGCGGCCACGGGATACGGTCTGCGAGACGCCGGGGCTGTCCCGAAAGCGACGGAATATGTGTTCGGCGAGCAGGTGTATGCGTCGGCGCGCGATCTGGCGAAGTGGGCAAATGTCTGGATGGATGAGGGCGCAGATGTGCTGCCAGCAGACTATGTCGCGCAGGCGATTTCGATGCAGGCCATTAATGATGGCAGCCCTCCCGAAAGCGACGCGCCGGGCATCTATCTGTTCGGCTATGGCTATGGCTGGTTCATCAAGTCGGTCGATGGGCATTATGTCGTGCATCATGGCGGCAACGAAAACGGCTTCACTGCGCACGTCCTTTTCGTCCCGTCGGAAAGCCTCGGATTTGTTACGCTGACCAATCAGCAGGATTCCTTGCTGCCGAACGTCGTGAATGACCTTCTGATGCGGTGCATGCTGGGCCTCACGCAAACGCCGGTAGAGGACTATCCTGTTATTGTGAAACCGGTTGATGGTCTCGCATCACCTGAAGCGGCGAGACTGAGCGATGCGGATAAAGCCGCCATGCGCCAGGCGCCCCAGGCGCTCGTCGGATCCTATCGCGCGGAAGGGTATGGCCAGCTTGAAATCACCCATGAAGCGGGCGGTTTGAGACTGAAAACGCCAGCTGCGACATTTCTCCTGACCCATGAAGACGGCGACACGTTCGGGCTTGCGGTGGTTGAAGAGCTGCCGCTTGGGCTGAATGTGGACTTCTTCCGTGTCACCTTCGTCGACGGTGGCCTGACGTTCAATCTTTCGAGCCCTGAGGTCATGTTCACGCGGGTCGATTGA